In Haliotis asinina isolate JCU_RB_2024 chromosome 11, JCU_Hal_asi_v2, whole genome shotgun sequence, the genomic stretch gttaaccaagtcagtgagcctgaacacccagtcccattagtcgcctcttacaacaagcatagtcgccttttacagcaagcatgggttgctgaaggcctattctaccccggacctttacAGGTCTAATcataaacaagaagacaaagtcatcaatatcccccgcaatggaaaattactcttcatgaatatgtctactggTTATGATAATGTTTTACCAAACTCgaaggagagtattgaaaatatttcattcagaattcCAATACTACAAAACGGGCACCtgtacaccaccagaccaatttatgtgccaagtttcgtgaagaaatattgaaaggtttcacAGTTCTGCTGCAGAAAAGAGCACTTCCaacaaattcagtcaaagtcaaacttgttaaCATTAGTGTATGAATCAGTGTTTTTAACTGCACTTATATCCACAGTACCAAGAGGAGTCAACCTACCTTTTTACCATAGAGACACTGGTAGAATATCACACCCACCGACCACACATCAACTTTGGAAGAAATCTTTGGAGGTGTTTTTCCCACAACAAAACATTCTGGAGGCAAGTACCTGTAGAACAAACGCAAGGAGACATGACAGGCATGTAAGTGACATCTTAGTCATGCAGGTGGAACTACACATAACCAAGTTATCTTGCCATAATCATTAGAGGTATTTTATCAATTGTCTCACATCACCAAAGCCAAACCAATTGAGTCTGGGTgaaagagtgagagagtttagttatattccagcaatatcctgactggagacaccagaaataggattcacatgttgtacctatacgaagaatcaaacccaggtctttggtgtgatgagtgaagaCTTTAATCACCATTCCTAACTTGATCAAATGCAATCAACAAAGTGATGGACCCTCACAAACTATCTACACTGACAAACAGCCGGTCATGTCCCATTAGTCCTACTCTCACTACTCACACAGCAAATAAGggattaattaaaacaacaggcaTATACCCTTTGCGCAAAATGGACCAGTCTGGTAATTGGAGAGCTTGAGGTAAGTTTAATCTCTAACACCAAGAATGCCACAATGTTTGGTAATGAAACATATGTAAGTAAATTACATTGAGGTTATATactggacagcaaaagaaatgctaCTCTGCCTTTTTAAGTTCTTAAATACGAGAGAACCAGAATTGTGTCTAATCATTTATTCATTAGAAAACACTATCAATTTAACAGATGACAGTTGTTGTTGACACTGAATTGCAAAGAAGTTCAAACTGATTAGACAAATGGAGATACCATGAACACGAAaagtggcagtctctgttgtAGTGCGTATAGCCACCTTGAGCCTGCACACAGGTAATCAAAGTAGTCTCACTGAGTTCACTATTGAAGTTATTTAAATAAAGAATAATGCTGTTATGATATCTGTTTCAGTGTacagtttatgtatgtacattatgcTCAAGATCAGATTATGTATGATACTATGCTCAAGATCAGATTATATATCTATACTATGCTTAAGATCAGATTATACATCTGCACTATGCTTAAGATCAGATTATGTATGCATACTATGCTCAAGATCAGATTATATATCTGCACTATGTTTAAGATCAAACTATGTATGTATACTATGCTCAAGATCAGATTATATATCTGTACTATGCTTAAGATCAGATTATATATCTGCACTATGTTTAAGATCAAACTATGTATGTATACTATGCTCAAGATCAGATTATATATCTGTACTATGCTTAAGATCAGATTATATATATGCACTATGCTTAAGATCAAACTATGTATGTATACTATGCTCAAGATCAGATTATACATCTGCACTACGCTTAAGATCAGATTATACATCTGCACTATGCTTAAGATCAAACTATGTATGTATACTATGCTCAAGATCAGATTATACATCTGCACTACGCTTAAGATCAGATTATACATCTGCACTATGCTTAAGATCAGATTATGTATGCATACTATGCTCAAGATCAGATTATATATCTTCACTATGTTTAAGATCAAACTATGTATGTATACTATGCTCAAGATCAGATTATATATCTGTACTATGCTTAAGATCAGATTATATATCTGCACTATGTTTAAGATCAAACTATGTATGTATACTATGCTCAAGATCAGATTATATATCTGTACTATGCTTAAGATCAGATTATATATATGCACTATGCTTAAGATCAAACTATGTATGTATACTATGCTCAAGATCAGATTATACATCTGCACTACGCTTAAGATCAGATTATACATCTGCACTATGCTTAAGATCAGAATTATATATCTGCACTATGCTTAAGATCAGATTATATATCTGCACTATGCTTAAGATCAGATTATGTATGTATACTACGCTCAAGATTATTAAGTTCATTGATGTGAAGCTGCATTTTTGTTTCTTCGATCATTCCACCTTATTTTCACAAAGGTATTACGAAGGTAGTCGTTGGTGCAGTCAACCATAAGAGGGTTTTTGTGTACAGGGTCATGAAAGAGTACCACTTCAATGTaaattatataaattatatattccaGTGAATCTCACCAGTACGTTCCTGCCCCTTGAGACGTGAGATCCATCCCAATGTCAGGGGAGAAGTTTTCATCGTCCATGATCTTGCTCAGACCAAAATCAGTGATTTTGATCTCTCCACTCACGGACCCACTTCCTAACAGGATATTTCCTAGAAAATTAAAAATGGTTTGATTAAACTCAAATTCAGCTTGAATGACTTTCCTTAACTTCATAATTACATTTCAACAAAGAAGATATAACACAGTTTTACATTTATACCAATACAAGTTGTATGTACAAGTTTCCTGCTACAAGGTCATTCCAAAGGTGAAGGATGAATTTAAGACAGAATGGCCATATCTGTTAACAGTGAAACAAAGATTGAGCAAAAGAACAAATTTTGTGCAAATGAACAAATTTTGCAAGAAGTGTAAAACATATCACTGGCCACAGGTacccaaggtcaaggtcatgtctCACCTGGTTTAAGGTCATAATGTATCACAGCTGGCTTGATCTCATTGAGATGGCGGAGGGCACTGACAGTCTGACAGATGATAGAGCGAGCCTCCTTCTCTGGAATGCACTTGTTCTGTTTCAGATAAAAGTCAAGGTCGTTGCCCTCACAATACTCTAACACTGTACAAAATCTGAAACACAAATCAAGGCATACATTAATTCAAAACCTGATTGGAAGCAATCTGCTGTTTCATCAGTGCGTATGATATTAAGGAACCAAATGTGTGACCTGAAAAATTAGTGAATATTCTAATCATAAAGCATTTACAACTTCTCTGAGGGGTACAGTAAGCTGGGCTTGAAGAAGTCTATTCTCAATAAGGCTCAATAAACAAAACTAGATACAAGAAATCAGCATTAACCCAAAGTCCATAAATTTATCTCATTATACACTAACCCAATAAACCAGACATGTTTATGTTCAACATAAATTGCAGTTAGCCAGAGGTAAAGGGAACCATATGACGTATGCATATTTGAGCTATGACACAGCATACAAATTATCCTTTATGTCACAATATCGTCCCTGTTAATGTCTCATAAACCCCAAAAAAGTATAATCATCACATAAACAATTGTAAAAACAGCAAAAGAGATGTATACTTACGAATTATTGTCAATTTCAAAAACATCATACAATCTAACTATCCTGGGGTGGTCTAGGCTCTTGTGAATGTTGTACTCCCTAAGAGCATGTCTGAAACAACACAATCACCGACATGAAACACACATCAGAACAtggacagcagcagccatgggCCACATATGTACTGGTCAACAGAATGCCTCAGATGGGCTGAACCAGTATCATGTATCCACGAATGTTTCTGTTTCCAATAAATTCACAACAGACAATTTCATATTTATGAACATACAACCTCAGGATTCATCATGACTTTAACTGCCACACATCCAAGTTTAATGATAAGTAATTCCTAATAACACACTGAGAAGATACATTACCGGTATATACAGAATTCACAAAGACTTACTTGATATAGTTAGCTTTCTTATCTTCTTTCCATTCTCGATTCAGCTGGTGAATTTTACATGCTACGTATCTCTGTTCCTTTAAATCAAACCCCTGAAACAAAGGAGAGACACACATGAACATATGTCACAGGTCATGGGGTCACAGGTCACAATGTACTGCAAGTGAATGATATACcagttagcaacattccagcattatTCTCCAAAGTATGAACTGATTTTGCAGATTTGTAAAGCTAGAATTGTAATATGATGAtctactgtttgtttgtttgctttgttggTGTTTTGGGTGTGAATAAGTGCATGCatgttcttttgtttttgttcaacaAAGCAATCAATGACATTCCACCTATTTGTTGGTGGTCTGTAATCAATTGAGTCTatacccgacaatccagtgatcaacatcatgagcatagctctaagcaactgggacatgatgacatgtgtcaaccaaggcagtgGACCTGACCACCTGGCCCAATGCTCtttgtgattgagtgagtttagttttacgccgcactcagcaatattccagctatatggcagtgggtctgtaaataactgagtctgaaccagacaatccagtgatcaacaaccagtgatgagcatcgatctgcgcaactgggaaccgatgacatgtgtcaaccaagtcagcgagcctgaccacccaatcccgttagttgcctcttatgacaagcatagtgatGTGGCCATCTTCCCTACCTTGTGGACTTCACTGAATCCTCCTTTCCCCAGCATACACAGCAACAGGTATCTCTCGTTTAACGTAGGATGATCCTTAAACCTGGAACACAGATCAAAATCACAGATTAATCAACAAGTTTCAACAATCCATTCAGAATGATCTTCTGTTTGTGGTAGGATAGGTCATATGGGTGTGACAATGTTGTTTTAACGATATTTCCATTGTATCACTGCATGACAGCTTATTGTGGGAGcaatgtcacatgtttaccactctGGCAAAAGCAGAAGTACAATAATTGTAATGACAGAGTGACTATGGttctacactgcttttagcaatattccagcaatatcatgacaggggacatcagaactgggcttcacacattgtacccataaggggaatcaatcctgggtcttcagcatgacgagctaacactttaaccactaggctaccctaccgtcccCATGTTAAGTCCATGCCCAGATCTATATCATTGTATGTCAGTTTTCTGGTAACATGAGGGGAGAGCATGAAGTGGAGTAAATTCTCGCCGTTTACTGCCCCAAAGGAACCCGTGTCCACATGTAAGGTGCTCACACAGTATCCATAACCAGCTACTTTAGTCTGTTATCAGCACATCCTGGCAAGGCCAAGTAAGACAACTTCACAATAGTAAAAGAACCCATTAACGCATCCACTGTAGGTATTCCCGAAACAATCAGTACAAAAATGcctaaaataaatatatgaatgaaaaggATGTAATTCCCAACAACAAAGAACATTGAGAGTCTTTACCTTGAGTTATCTTCATTGTGAATTCGTTTGAGTTCTCGTATATGAAGGTTACGTTCTCTCTCTAGCTTCTCTAACTCCAACTGAAGGTCGGCATCCTCTTTTTTCAAGGTCGCTTGTCGTAGCTTCAGGATTTCATCCTGCTCATAAAACTCTGCTAACGTTAACCtgacaaagaaaacaaagagCATACACTAACATGTATGTAACATGGTCCAATACACGTGATCTATACATGTGGGAGTTACAAGCCATAGACTTTCTGCCTCTATTACTGCACCAAGTGTTTAATGTACCACGTCCTCTCTTACTTTAACAAGTACAAGACTGGCTGACTAAAGCCAATTTCAAACCCTGAACATAATCACAAGAGCATTTTCTAGCCTTGATCCAACAGCCATAGAAACTGTAAAGAAAAGAGGCAGTATACAGCTCACATTCCTTCAAATGTTGACTGTCAAAATGGACTCACGGTTTCTCTTGCCCTGGTTTGAGGAACTCGTGTTGTTTGGAGTTTTTCCCTGTTGACATTGTCGGTTTTCTCTTCATGAGTAACCGCCGCTGTTTGTCTATGTCTTCCCGGTCTGTTCCGATTCTCTCCTGCTGTCTGCAACACACAAGTCACAACCAACATCAACATATTCTCAGGCCATTAATTACAATTTAGGGAAGATTTCTCATTGTAAAAACTCTTTGTAAAAACTGACGAGGGCACCCAAGTAAAAACAATAATTTCTATGTATGTACTGCTATTAGTATTACTTCACATTTGATACATTTATAAAAAGGTCTCTGTACATATCTAAATCAATCATCAATTTCTAAATTACTCCAACAATACTTAATACATTCATTATAACATGTATTCATTTTATTAGCCCTGTTAGCTATAACCCTTCACTTCCATTAGCACTATGTTGTCATAGCATCTGACGACACGGGCAGTGTTAACAgttaagccttactgttcaTTTCAACCTGTTGATGGGGCGCTAGAATAAGCCTCATAATGTTGTGGGAAATAAATACAAGAAGTAGTGACCCATTTCATTTGTCCTGTATAAGATTTCTTTTATTACACAAAACTAATATTCATTAATAACTGTGGATGATGACTAATCTGGGATAGTTTTTGCATTAAAGACTCATTATATTCATACATCCCCTCAAAAATATTTGTTGCCTAACTTTCTCCCTTCAGTATATTAATAACAATAATCTCTTGTATTTATCAACATTTATGGCCTTCCTCATGAATCAGTTCTATCAACTGAGATGAGGCATTTATTCATATGTTTTAGTGTCATGCTTGTGGATATATAGTCTTCAACAGACAAACCAGCAGTTGATtataagagtgagtgtgtgagtttagttttacgctgtactcagccatattccagctatatttggcggaggtctgtaaaataatcgagtatggaccagacaatccagtgatcaacaacacaagcattgatctgcgcagttgggaactgatgacatgtcaaccaagtcagtgagcctgaccacccaatctgtTTGtcacctcgtacgacaagcatagtcgccttttatggcaaactgaaggttgctgaaggccgattcTGGACCTTCACATGTCTTAACATAAAGAGTAGTATAGCATGTCAGCCAGGATGACATGATCCATTCTAGTCAATTCTAACAGTAAACTTTCTGTGAAAGACCAGTATATCATGAGGATTGACACTAGTAAGAACAGCCAATGCCATGTCGACTTTGTAACAGTGACTTGTCTCATTCAAAATGATGGAACCTTTTCTGTGCATTACAAGGGTAAACCATCCATTCATCTGGGTTCCAAAACATTATGACAGGCAGTCCATAATAAATTACTGATCAGTTATAACTATGTAACTACAGTGTAAATGCAGGGGTAGGGGAGTTTGGGTTAATGTTAATCTCAAACAGTTGTCAGAGAAATGATATATCTTATCTGACTGTGTTCCCAGttccacagatcgatgctcatgttgctgatgacaggattgtctggtccagactatattatttacagaccgccgccatacagctggaatattgctgagtgcagcgtaaaacaaaactcactcactcactcaccccttgcCAATACTCAAAACTCATGAATTATGCAAGTGTGTAACGAACATCTGTATTCATGGTCCTGcacagaaaacatgtttttcactGATAAAGTACTGAACCAATCAATAGGAAGATGTTTGAATGGTTAAGTCTATTGCtgcattgtttcaaaatataaatttgaattaaaaaaaaaaggtCAACTCCACAAAACCTCAATTTTAACGACAAACTATCACCATTCACACCTAAATTTGTCTCTGCATTGTTTAGAATCTAGGATGAAGCTCTGCTTGATGTTCCTTCTCATCTATAAAGTTCCACTTTCCCAAACCATTTTAGAAAAGTGAATTGTGGTCATCGAAAAAAGCATCAAGAAGTGAGAATACCACACACCCAAGCAAGCCTACAGAAGCGTCTACAAtgtgcatgtgtgagtgagtgagatgggtttagAGCCATTTTTAAACCATGTTTCAGTTATGTCATGGCATATGAGTGTGAGAAAATTCTTCTGTGATGCTGTCTGGGTAAACTCTCCAGCAGGAAGCTGACAAGCATGGTCACAATCAGGGTGACCTGAACCATGGATCTGAACCGAGGATCTGAACCAAGGTTAGCAGATCCTGACAGCTAAGGGACAGACCTCTGAACAGCAAGTACAAAGACTGTTAAAAGGTCCTCTGACCTCAAGTTTGAGCTGACCTTGCTACACAGGGCAGAAGATAGTGAGTGTTTGAGTAGTTGAACAGCTAAAAAGTCaaggaatatatatgtatatatatgtatgtttcgcTCTAACCTTCTCTTACTGCTTGGATCACGGATCCGTCTGCTCCAATGtttgaaagtgaaaaaaaaattagaAATTAATTTGGTTGAATTATTCAATAGTTTCTTAACCTTTGGGACTAACCATTTGATAAGGAAAGGggattcaaatttgaaaaaaaaaatcacacatTTCTGTATGAACAAAGATATTTTTCTATGTTTCAAACTTACAAAAGAGGTTTGCAGGATTCATTGACctctttaaaaaataaatgagtTGCAAAAATCCCCCAGTAAACGGGTAGTCTCCTTTCACAGAATTAATTCCGCACCTCCCGATTATTAAATGGTAGGTCCCATGGTACAATGCATGGCCCTGAATGATTTTATGACTAAAGTCTGATTTCACTGTTGCGATTGTTTAACTACAACAATTATGCTCTTTGAACTTTAGTTTTCTCACCTTTGACTTTAACCAAATCCGTGATCCAagtgataaaaaaatatacacgttctatatacagtatatatcacATTACTGTATTCCGAATCTCATAGCCTGAACATAACCACTGTTCACTATTAATGAGGACacacaaaccatgatgcattTCAACATGAACGTTACTGTATTTGGATAACTGTCACTTCACATACCACACTTCCATTGATCGATAGTTTAGCCTCACTTAGTCTGATGTAGTCCTAAACTGACATGAACATATACCTCATCAACTCAACAATAAAACAAGATAACAGACTCAAAGCAGAAATCAATTTAGCTATTGATTTTCtaacatattatattattaaaTATTCTCCCATCTAATTTCAGGTATTCAGAGGGAAAATTTCATAACATAAGCAATCAAACTTATCACCGCTTATATCAAATTAACAATTCACACAAACTGACTGCGACAACATATTTGAACAAACTGGTATGACGACATGCATGTTTCCTGCCATCATAAGGCTGCACTTACTTCATGAGGTCTGTGAAAGCCCAGCCGTCTACCCAGTTCTCCACGAACGTGGCACCCTGACGCTGTGTAACGAACTGACCTAATCTCAGTCTATTCTCCATACATTTCTGTCTCGTCTCTTTTTTGACTAATGTACTCTGGAACacaaatttatacaaacctgtagaggttatgaattctttgaagaaagtcctccgTGGGGTACACAAACatgtttatgtccattaaaaattcCTATGACAGTTGTAAGTATATTTTCTAATATTTATAAAACAGATAATTCTTATTTGTCCTGTTAAACCACTCTTACCCTGGgacccctacagccaagagcagttAACTCTGGCCGTCGACCACCGCACCTCACGTTTCATGTGAGCATATCAGACAGAATGAAGGGAGGCAGGTGGCcataccccaaggaggacttcctTCAAATAAGTTTAGTCCATCTGAAATCTATTGGTTCCTTGATGACTGACcaaattttaatgtttctttaaaCAGTGTTTCAGTCATGTGACAGTTCATCAGTTTATGTCAAAAGTCGGAAGTGTTTTGTTCATATGTTCATCAAGCTAATGATTCCCACAATGACAGGTATGGCATCCACTAGCCTCAACACATTATTAGGGTAGATCTAGGAGTTGTGCCAATGATCAAAGATTTCTGGCATGCCTTTGACTGCACAGAAAATCTTCTGTTAAATAACAGAGCCACTGTGGCCTTTTGAATGAAAAGTTGTGTCAGCCCACACTT encodes the following:
- the LOC137255588 gene encoding serine/threonine-protein kinase tousled-like 2 isoform X9 encodes the protein MDNLGLDPRKQELLEQRFLGGRFQPLTVGVPQHHPVVGGTIPPQTQQLHPQHHPQPTPQQQQQQQENSNLSAGSVDRDEEAQAHTPDKSRTPSERKRKRKTVNDEGGVPKSGRSEANGKKINEYFKQSQSPSRSIIPPSGAKSPSPQAATSYLAASPQSSSTCNSDIIPSYPVRPVYSCSKAAQTDMSMASIHSLESRSVTDIEQKDTKIEDLIRQNDELRRQLTAQQKLLEKHKENLQKCLEVNKSLLIEKSTLVKKETRQKCMENRLRLGQFVTQRQGATFVENWVDGWAFTDLMNRRIRDPSSKRRQQERIGTDREDIDKQRRLLMKRKPTMSTGKNSKQHEFLKPGQEKPLTLAEFYEQDEILKLRQATLKKEDADLQLELEKLERERNLHIRELKRIHNEDNSRFKDHPTLNERYLLLCMLGKGGFSEVHKGFDLKEQRYVACKIHQLNREWKEDKKANYIKHALREYNIHKSLDHPRIVRLYDVFEIDNNSFCTVLEYCEGNDLDFYLKQNKCIPEKEARSIICQTVSALRHLNEIKPAVIHYDLKPGNILLGSGSVSGEIKITDFGLSKIMDDENFSPDIGMDLTSQGAGTYWYLPPECFVVGKTPPKISSKVDVWSVGVIFYQCLYGKKPFGHNLSQAAILEENTILKATEVDFPPKPPVSSEAKAFIRRCLQYKKDFRPDVLMLAQDDYLKPPQLKSKHLDNSVSQAPGSSNSTQGPTINLNQSPSFSFGDKYS